Proteins from a genomic interval of Paenibacillus lentus:
- a CDS encoding coiled-coil domain-containing protein, giving the protein MNRRIKSFCFSSALIASLFLTWIFPIPPVSAFPLSNEEQEILEKSLSIVEIDREIARIEIRRQEAERSLLDLTEALVTTEAKMLVSQERAGARLKAYYMGEREDLLTALLSTNSWKDFFKVLDYYELIMERDRDILTAYKKDLAKLNKSKKQLSALTNNLTQMKENLLKQRERVIELQRSVDSKLGASTDPEHLRVMIEELTTYWENVGLHEVRRYFSALASAMMDFQDFLKDHQDSLVSENGGYVLVIREEDLNAFLHSKNALLSNMAFIFEKEKIVATGSREGLNLRVEGHYTVEDEPQNALIFHVDRLVFNGLELPDTTRTELQNDFDLGFYPQKIVPFVKAYEAAIQKGTLTVKLKLSL; this is encoded by the coding sequence TTGAACAGACGTATCAAATCCTTCTGCTTCTCTAGCGCACTTATTGCATCATTATTCCTGACATGGATCTTTCCTATTCCTCCAGTCAGCGCATTTCCGCTCTCCAACGAGGAGCAGGAAATTCTGGAGAAGAGTTTGTCCATCGTCGAAATTGACAGAGAAATCGCCCGGATTGAGATTAGGAGGCAGGAAGCTGAACGTTCCTTGCTTGACCTAACCGAAGCATTAGTCACGACGGAAGCAAAGATGCTTGTCAGTCAGGAGCGTGCTGGCGCCCGGCTCAAAGCTTACTATATGGGGGAGCGCGAGGACTTGCTTACCGCTCTGTTGTCGACAAACAGCTGGAAGGACTTTTTTAAGGTATTGGACTACTACGAATTAATCATGGAGAGGGATCGAGATATTCTGACGGCATACAAGAAAGATCTTGCCAAACTGAACAAATCGAAGAAACAGCTGTCGGCGCTAACCAACAATCTCACACAAATGAAAGAGAACTTATTGAAGCAGCGTGAACGTGTGATAGAGCTGCAGCGGAGCGTGGACAGCAAATTGGGAGCGAGCACCGATCCGGAGCATTTGCGAGTTATGATTGAAGAACTGACGACCTATTGGGAAAATGTCGGTTTACATGAAGTGCGCCGTTACTTCAGTGCCCTCGCTTCTGCCATGATGGATTTTCAGGACTTTTTAAAGGATCATCAAGACAGCCTAGTCTCTGAAAACGGAGGATATGTGCTTGTGATTCGCGAGGAAGATTTGAATGCTTTTCTGCACAGCAAAAATGCGCTTCTCAGCAACATGGCTTTCATATTCGAGAAAGAGAAAATCGTTGCTACAGGTAGCCGGGAAGGCCTCAATCTTCGAGTAGAAGGTCATTATACCGTAGAGGACGAACCTCAAAACGCCCTTATATTCCATGTAGATCGACTTGTATTTAACGGTTTAGAGTTACCCGATACAACGCGCACAGAGCTGCAAAATGATTTTGATCTCGGTTTTTACCCGCAAAAAATAGTTCCCTTCGTGAAAGCTTACGAGGCCGCTATTCAGAAGGGAACCTTAACGGTAAAGCTGAAGCTCTCTCTTTAG
- a CDS encoding ketopantoate reductase family protein: protein MKFDVVGAGALGLMFGCKLAASGQGVRFWTRTNEQAKLLVKEGIMLLEGEGSSPMNITSLTAYSLQEASTRLETQMHADWIILATKQRHIDNALVKAMKPIIGHDTKILCLQNGIGHVEFLSQAFPKTPLYAVITTEGAKRSGSYQVIRAGKGVTTVGHVGSSSIWKEIDLQNAAEKLIDTFDAAGFCSLLSKDIDREIYRKLLINSVINPLTAMWRITNGELLESEERRKLLQQLCEEAIAIYEARNIPFEGDAYDIVSEVCRSTAINMSSMLKDVLQGVPTEIDYINGRLVEMAKQSGMSVPGHEMIWRLVRGLYK, encoded by the coding sequence ATGAAATTCGACGTGGTTGGAGCCGGGGCGCTCGGTCTAATGTTCGGCTGCAAACTGGCAGCTAGCGGACAGGGGGTACGGTTTTGGACGAGAACAAATGAACAGGCTAAGTTGCTCGTAAAGGAAGGGATTATGCTTCTGGAAGGAGAAGGAAGTTCTCCCATGAATATCACCAGTTTGACAGCTTATTCCCTTCAGGAAGCATCAACCCGATTAGAGACTCAAATGCATGCAGATTGGATAATATTGGCGACAAAGCAGCGGCACATCGACAACGCACTAGTGAAGGCGATGAAGCCAATAATAGGTCATGACACGAAAATACTCTGTCTTCAAAACGGAATCGGACATGTGGAGTTTTTGAGCCAAGCCTTTCCCAAAACCCCCCTTTATGCCGTCATTACGACTGAGGGAGCAAAGCGGAGTGGTTCTTATCAAGTGATTCGCGCTGGCAAGGGAGTAACTACTGTTGGGCATGTAGGGAGTAGTAGTATATGGAAGGAGATAGACTTACAAAATGCAGCGGAAAAATTAATTGATACCTTTGATGCAGCAGGATTTTGCTCGCTTCTGTCGAAAGACATCGATAGGGAGATTTACAGAAAATTATTGATTAATTCAGTGATTAATCCGCTTACCGCCATGTGGCGTATTACCAATGGGGAATTGTTGGAAAGCGAGGAACGGAGAAAGCTGCTTCAGCAGCTATGCGAAGAGGCTATTGCGATTTATGAGGCAAGAAACATCCCGTTTGAGGGAGATGCTTATGATATCGTATCGGAAGTGTGCCGCTCTACGGCGATCAATATGTCCTCGATGCTGAAGGATGTACTGCAGGGAGTACCTACAGAAATCGATTATATTAACGGTCGTCTTGTAGAGATGGCTAAACAATCCGGCATGTCAGTTCCAGGTCACGAAATGATATGGCGGTTAGTTCGCGGATTATACAAATGA
- the typA gene encoding translational GTPase TypA: MHTRNHIRNIAIIAHVDHGKTTLVDKLLQQSGIYRDNETVQDRVMDSNDIERERGITILAKNTAITYKDYLINIVDTPGHADFGGEVERIMKMVDGVLLVVDAYEGCMPQTKFVLSKALEHQLTPIVVVNKIDRPAARPSEVIDEVLDLFIELEANDEQLEFPVVYASALNGTSSLDPEQQDSNMQALYDTIVQHIPAPTENVEEPLQFLVTLMDYNEYLGRVAIGRVNRGIIRQGQPVAIMTREGGKKSARIEKLFGFKGLNRVEIAEAGAGDIVAIAGIKDINIGETIADPNQPEALPVLKIDEPTLQMTFLVNNSPFAGREGKWITSRKLRERLMKELETDVSLRVDETDSPDAFIVSGRGELHLGILIENMRREGYELQVSKPEVIVKEVDGVKMEPIERLFIDVPEEHMGTVMESLGSRKAEMVNMVNNGMGQVRLEFLIPARGLIGYGTHFLTLTRGYGIMNHAFDSYGPFVGGQVGGRHQGVLVSSENGVSTTYGILSIEDRGILFLEPGSEIYEGMIVGEHNRDNDIVVNICKEKQLTNVRSATKEDTVKMKTPRLLSLEQALEYLNDDEYCEITPKNIRLRKKLLNKSERERAEKHRKMSETNL, encoded by the coding sequence ATGCACACAAGAAATCATATTCGCAATATAGCCATCATCGCTCACGTCGACCATGGCAAGACAACACTAGTTGATAAGCTGCTACAGCAGTCTGGAATTTATCGGGATAATGAAACAGTGCAGGATCGCGTTATGGATTCCAACGATATAGAGCGTGAACGGGGCATCACGATTCTGGCCAAGAACACAGCAATTACGTATAAAGATTATTTAATTAATATTGTTGATACGCCGGGACACGCCGACTTCGGCGGAGAAGTGGAACGGATTATGAAAATGGTAGACGGTGTTCTGCTCGTGGTCGACGCTTATGAAGGCTGCATGCCGCAGACAAAATTTGTGCTTAGCAAAGCGCTCGAGCATCAGTTGACCCCGATCGTCGTCGTTAATAAGATCGATCGTCCGGCTGCCCGGCCGTCGGAAGTGATCGATGAGGTGCTTGATTTGTTCATCGAGCTGGAAGCCAATGATGAGCAGCTAGAATTCCCCGTGGTATATGCTTCCGCATTGAACGGCACTTCCAGCCTTGATCCAGAACAGCAGGACAGCAATATGCAAGCACTTTATGATACGATCGTTCAGCATATACCAGCACCGACCGAGAACGTGGAAGAGCCGCTTCAATTCCTGGTCACGCTGATGGATTATAATGAATATTTGGGGCGCGTCGCTATTGGCCGGGTCAACCGCGGAATAATTCGCCAAGGGCAGCCGGTCGCAATCATGACGCGGGAGGGCGGCAAAAAATCCGCCCGAATTGAGAAGCTGTTTGGCTTCAAGGGTCTGAATCGGGTGGAAATCGCCGAAGCCGGTGCGGGTGATATTGTGGCGATTGCCGGCATTAAAGACATCAACATCGGGGAGACCATCGCCGACCCGAACCAACCAGAAGCGCTTCCGGTGCTCAAAATTGATGAGCCGACGCTGCAGATGACGTTCCTCGTCAACAATAGTCCGTTTGCGGGCCGTGAAGGGAAATGGATAACTTCCCGCAAGCTGAGAGAACGCTTGATGAAGGAGCTTGAGACCGATGTATCCCTGAGGGTGGATGAGACGGATAGTCCGGATGCCTTTATCGTATCAGGGCGCGGGGAGCTTCACTTGGGTATTTTGATTGAAAATATGCGTAGAGAAGGCTACGAGCTTCAGGTTTCTAAGCCAGAAGTTATTGTAAAGGAAGTCGATGGCGTCAAAATGGAACCGATCGAGCGCTTATTCATCGATGTTCCTGAGGAACACATGGGAACGGTGATGGAAAGTCTAGGCTCACGCAAAGCGGAAATGGTCAACATGGTTAACAATGGTATGGGCCAGGTTCGTTTGGAATTTCTTATTCCTGCACGGGGATTGATCGGATATGGTACGCACTTCCTGACTCTGACTCGCGGTTATGGGATTATGAACCATGCATTTGATAGTTATGGCCCATTCGTTGGCGGGCAAGTCGGTGGACGCCATCAGGGTGTTCTTGTATCGAGCGAGAATGGCGTGTCGACGACGTACGGCATCCTGTCCATTGAGGATCGAGGTATTCTGTTCCTTGAGCCAGGCAGTGAAATTTACGAAGGAATGATCGTCGGTGAACATAACCGTGACAATGATATCGTCGTGAATATTTGCAAAGAGAAGCAGCTTACCAATGTTCGTTCGGCAACCAAGGAAGATACAGTTAAGATGAAGACGCCGCGGCTTCTCTCCTTGGAGCAGGCGCTGGAGTACCTTAATGACGATGAATACTGCGAGATTACACCTAAAAACATCCGTTTACGGAAGAAGCTTTTGAACAAGAGCGAGCGCGAGCGTGCTGAAAAACATCGCAAAATGTCCGAAACCAATTTATAA
- a CDS encoding LCP family protein, which translates to MSSTRSGLPPREQSHRRPMKKSSRKKKKKASGFKIFLKTLLTLMIVLALGVGVYIGYLTVTLDQVIQEAGTDEKVAPEQSAKVKPLTMLLMGTDYRPETGTYLTDVMMVMAMNPETKSATVVSLPRDTLVELKGYKANKLNHFYPNFRVQEKKTGISASYEMKTMMSKYFDLNIDYVTVINFQGFRDVVDSLGGIDINVDADMCYKDTADNTDINLKKGQQHLSGEEALGYVRYRKSNCRPKTKASDDFDRNRRQNEVLHALIDQAKSLDGVLGAGKVIQSVGKNMETDLESQQMKNIISAYWSISKENVAFMPITGQWKSPYVYLNADELEKAKQALNDELAGNRVLVEDNGESEQDEAGS; encoded by the coding sequence ATGAGTTCTACACGAAGTGGCCTGCCTCCTCGGGAGCAAAGCCATAGAAGACCAATGAAGAAAAGCTCACGTAAGAAGAAAAAGAAAGCTAGTGGTTTTAAAATATTTCTAAAAACGCTGCTAACGCTAATGATTGTATTGGCTCTCGGTGTAGGTGTGTACATCGGGTATTTGACTGTGACGCTGGATCAGGTTATTCAAGAAGCGGGAACTGACGAAAAGGTTGCGCCCGAGCAGTCCGCCAAGGTTAAACCATTGACGATGCTGCTTATGGGGACGGACTATCGACCTGAGACGGGAACGTATCTCACCGATGTGATGATGGTTATGGCGATGAATCCGGAGACAAAATCGGCTACCGTCGTCTCGCTTCCTCGGGACACGTTGGTAGAGCTGAAGGGCTATAAAGCGAATAAATTGAACCATTTCTATCCGAACTTTCGCGTCCAGGAGAAGAAAACGGGCATTTCGGCTAGCTATGAAATGAAAACGATGATGAGCAAATATTTCGACCTGAATATTGATTACGTTACCGTAATAAATTTCCAAGGGTTTCGGGATGTTGTCGATTCGCTCGGCGGTATCGATATTAACGTTGATGCAGATATGTGCTATAAGGACACCGCGGATAACACGGACATCAATTTGAAAAAAGGCCAGCAGCATTTATCGGGAGAGGAAGCACTCGGATATGTTCGCTATCGCAAGTCTAATTGTAGGCCGAAAACCAAGGCTTCCGATGATTTCGACCGCAACCGCCGACAGAATGAAGTGCTGCATGCGCTTATCGACCAAGCTAAATCGTTGGATGGTGTCCTTGGAGCCGGGAAGGTGATTCAGTCGGTCGGCAAAAATATGGAGACGGATCTGGAATCCCAGCAAATGAAGAACATCATTTCCGCTTACTGGAGTATTTCTAAGGAAAATGTAGCGTTCATGCCGATCACGGGTCAATGGAAGAGTCCTTATGTCTATTTGAATGCTGATGAACTCGAAAAAGCCAAACAAGCGCTTAATGATGAACTGGCTGGTAATCGGGTGTTAGTTGAGGACAACGGAGAATCTGAGCAGGACGAAGCAGGCAGCTGA
- a CDS encoding pyridoxamine 5'-phosphate oxidase family protein produces the protein MSEIVTQLSEPLYSAFQSEMFVLLSTVDAESGGPTSSAISWIYALDHSTLRLTLDHRSRLVGNIKAHPKVTITAFGEGTIYAINGSASVAQDPLKGVPFQMCCFDVRIEAVRNALFYGAQLVSAPVYKKVYDRRAADMLDTQVFDAMKKA, from the coding sequence ATGTCCGAGATTGTTACGCAGTTATCCGAACCGTTGTACAGTGCATTCCAGTCCGAGATGTTTGTGCTGCTGAGCACGGTAGATGCCGAGTCTGGCGGCCCGACTTCAAGTGCGATTTCCTGGATTTATGCTCTTGATCATTCCACGCTGCGCCTTACGCTTGACCATCGCTCACGGCTGGTTGGGAATATCAAGGCTCATCCAAAGGTTACCATTACAGCTTTTGGCGAGGGAACGATTTATGCCATTAACGGCAGTGCGTCCGTCGCTCAAGATCCGCTTAAAGGAGTTCCTTTCCAAATGTGCTGCTTCGATGTGCGCATCGAAGCCGTTCGCAACGCTCTGTTCTACGGAGCGCAGCTTGTATCTGCTCCTGTGTACAAAAAGGTTTACGATCGTCGTGCAGCGGACATGCTGGACACTCAAGTGTTTGATGCCATGAAAAAAGCCTAG
- a CDS encoding ABC transporter substrate-binding protein: MKRRNHWVLFAILLLALINLSPSKQSTLIRNEGDTIPESMSLPNPKEVQEPGHFRVAVQMNEGEFLRLQQMNDEYMNQTADQVDLVNIPLGEQSHLTLLQQFELGDSPDVLLLPNDWIRKFASSGYLMPAERYYSSPLTGEVLGALLAQNEWNGYIWGVPFDVDPYVFAYNPDLIQELGFDQPPKSVDDWERLLSAFKKQSQIPNLLAVDQTEPYAALSLLWQFGGNTATGSPSIFEITEGMQRGIRFLEEIRPYLLRYHVEAQPSPNVWKRMYDGEVVICLVRASDIKNGQHPRMKIFMPEPGNTGKAMWNYGRSFVVSSKSSNAEAAGNWIMEMTVASKQREWYEITGHMPVLKSLYFDFEKNKIPAWVPASLVGSKSDALPVSSILPEQIEQFSRLSIEFMNGHIGPEQYMKEISQIGDEK; this comes from the coding sequence GTGAAGCGTAGAAATCATTGGGTACTTTTTGCTATCCTATTACTTGCTTTGATTAACTTGTCTCCAAGTAAGCAATCAACCCTCATTCGCAATGAGGGAGATACAATTCCAGAATCTATGTCACTTCCGAATCCTAAAGAAGTGCAGGAGCCAGGCCATTTCCGGGTTGCTGTTCAGATGAATGAAGGGGAATTTCTCCGGTTGCAGCAAATGAATGATGAATATATGAATCAAACTGCGGATCAGGTGGATTTAGTAAATATCCCTTTGGGCGAGCAATCGCATCTGACTTTACTGCAGCAATTTGAGCTGGGCGATTCACCCGACGTCCTGTTGCTCCCAAATGATTGGATCCGCAAGTTTGCATCTAGCGGCTACCTCATGCCTGCGGAGCGCTATTACTCCAGTCCTTTGACTGGGGAGGTGCTAGGTGCTTTGTTAGCCCAAAATGAATGGAATGGATATATCTGGGGTGTTCCTTTTGATGTCGATCCTTATGTATTCGCATACAATCCTGACTTGATTCAAGAGCTGGGGTTCGATCAGCCGCCGAAATCAGTTGATGACTGGGAGAGACTCTTATCTGCGTTTAAGAAGCAAAGCCAGATACCAAATCTTCTTGCCGTTGATCAAACCGAGCCTTATGCGGCTTTATCGTTATTATGGCAGTTTGGAGGAAATACGGCTACGGGCAGCCCGTCCATTTTTGAAATCACGGAAGGAATGCAGCGAGGAATACGGTTCTTGGAGGAGATACGGCCTTATTTGCTTCGTTATCATGTTGAAGCACAGCCTTCGCCAAACGTTTGGAAACGAATGTACGACGGCGAAGTTGTGATTTGCCTTGTACGTGCCTCTGACATCAAAAACGGGCAGCATCCGAGAATGAAAATATTTATGCCGGAACCAGGGAATACGGGGAAAGCGATGTGGAACTATGGCCGGAGCTTTGTAGTATCCTCCAAGAGTAGCAATGCTGAAGCAGCTGGGAATTGGATCATGGAAATGACCGTGGCCAGTAAACAGCGGGAGTGGTATGAAATTACGGGACATATGCCTGTATTAAAATCGCTGTATTTTGATTTTGAAAAAAACAAAATACCAGCATGGGTTCCGGCGTCGCTAGTGGGCAGCAAATCAGACGCCCTGCCTGTAAGCAGCATATTGCCTGAGCAAATAGAGCAATTTTCACGCCTATCCATAGAGTTTATGAATGGACATATCGGTCCAGAGCAATATATGAAAGAAATATCGCAAATTGGCGATGAAAAATAA
- a CDS encoding YhcN/YlaJ family sporulation lipoprotein, whose product MRIGLYLLLTAILLTGCGTASQKASPSPQSQQNNSPRAQSIENDGMPITDNANNMNNNVTNANNQGQLTKQAHLEQLVMRVPGVKGAHCVIMGNTAIVGIDVDGNLERASVGNIKYTVAEALRKDPQGAGAIVTADIDLNNRIAEIGDKMRAGHPVSGFATELADIIGRIIPQMPRDTVPRTENDMQGRKPGAGSQPSTESHTYKSKSRQNKNQQNNNNNNMQRTPQDINNR is encoded by the coding sequence ATGCGAATAGGGCTGTATTTGTTATTGACGGCTATTCTTCTTACAGGCTGTGGAACAGCTTCACAAAAGGCATCACCCTCCCCCCAAAGTCAACAAAACAATAGCCCGCGGGCTCAGAGCATCGAAAATGACGGAATGCCTATCACTGACAATGCCAACAATATGAACAACAACGTAACCAATGCCAATAATCAAGGTCAGCTTACGAAGCAAGCTCATCTAGAACAGCTCGTAATGCGAGTCCCAGGCGTTAAAGGCGCTCACTGCGTTATTATGGGCAACACGGCCATTGTCGGCATCGATGTGGACGGTAATCTGGAAAGAGCTAGTGTCGGCAATATTAAGTACACTGTGGCTGAGGCGTTACGGAAAGATCCACAGGGCGCCGGTGCTATCGTAACGGCTGATATCGATCTGAACAATCGGATTGCCGAAATCGGCGATAAAATGCGTGCAGGACATCCCGTATCCGGATTTGCGACAGAGTTAGCCGATATTATCGGTAGGATCATTCCGCAAATGCCAAGGGACACGGTTCCGAGAACCGAAAATGATATGCAGGGACGCAAGCCAGGAGCAGGAAGCCAACCTTCCACGGAAAGTCATACCTACAAATCTAAATCGCGACAAAATAAAAATCAGCAAAACAACAATAACAACAACATGCAAAGGACCCCACAGGACATAAATAATCGATAA
- a CDS encoding DUF2626 family protein, whose amino-acid sequence MARMYRVLGFFTLTIGLMAFAGNHIEMALLFFLQTAFFVIFGYLKFTEKTYILLFWGYMIVAFTGFSYWTIFQMGLPL is encoded by the coding sequence GTGGCACGCATGTACCGCGTCCTAGGCTTTTTCACGTTAACGATTGGACTTATGGCCTTCGCTGGTAATCATATTGAAATGGCCCTGCTATTTTTCCTGCAAACTGCTTTTTTCGTCATCTTCGGTTACTTGAAATTCACGGAAAAGACGTATATCCTGCTATTTTGGGGATATATGATCGTCGCTTTCACAGGCTTCAGTTATTGGACGATCTTCCAAATGGGATTACCTCTCTAA
- a CDS encoding YlaH-like family protein, with protein sequence MQQWFADHPVIAYILIFVLVTFVYNKVFRAQQKLPLWKEIILYVLMAIGSFMLLIFQIDKLPIIQCLLVAVVLMLMVRIRYFVEGRRNKKNASSVVEGDGGTNP encoded by the coding sequence TTGCAACAATGGTTTGCCGATCATCCGGTGATTGCGTATATTCTCATTTTTGTATTGGTTACTTTCGTGTACAATAAGGTGTTTCGGGCTCAGCAGAAGCTTCCTTTATGGAAAGAAATCATCTTGTACGTGCTGATGGCGATCGGCTCCTTCATGCTGCTCATCTTTCAAATCGACAAGCTGCCGATTATTCAATGTCTTCTGGTAGCTGTGGTGCTTATGCTTATGGTGCGCATTCGCTATTTCGTAGAAGGGCGCCGCAATAAGAAGAACGCCTCATCTGTTGTTGAAGGTGACGGCGGGACTAATCCGTAG
- a CDS encoding PhoH family protein, producing the protein MKKIFVLDTNVLLHDPNAIFSFEENEVVIPAIVLEEIDSKKRNADELGRNARGVSRLLDGLRETGHLHDGVKLNNGGTVRVELNHRSFAKVQEMFGDMSNDNRILAVALNYHLEEIELGSSRTVVLVSKDVLVRIKADVLGLMTQDYLSDRTAGLNELYAGHSTVKVHPAVIDEFYSYRSLPIQPLGLSYALYPHEFVILKDEMGSGKSALLKVSEDRLKLAPLFLSNEPIWGISARNAQQRMALELLLNDEIPLVTITGKAGTGKTLLALAAGLLKVEDEHKYKKLLIARPVVPMGKDIGYLPGEKEEKLRPWMQPIYDNLEYLFDTKKSGDIDKILLGLGSIQVEALTYIRGRSIPGQFIIVDEAQNLTRHEVKTIVSRVGEGSKIVLLGDPEQIDHPYLDSASNGLTYLVERFKEQGLSGHITLEKGERSKLAQAAADLL; encoded by the coding sequence GTGAAAAAAATATTTGTATTGGATACGAATGTACTTCTGCACGATCCCAATGCTATTTTTTCCTTTGAAGAAAATGAGGTCGTCATTCCGGCCATAGTCTTAGAGGAGATCGACTCCAAGAAGCGAAACGCTGACGAGCTCGGCCGTAATGCACGGGGAGTCTCCAGGTTACTTGACGGACTGCGTGAGACGGGTCATCTTCACGACGGTGTAAAGTTGAATAACGGCGGAACGGTAAGGGTGGAGCTAAACCACCGTAGCTTCGCCAAAGTACAGGAAATGTTCGGGGACATGTCCAATGACAATCGCATACTCGCCGTTGCCCTTAACTACCATCTCGAGGAGATCGAGCTTGGCTCATCCAGGACGGTCGTGCTCGTCAGCAAAGACGTCCTTGTTCGCATCAAGGCGGACGTGCTTGGCCTTATGACTCAAGATTACCTATCTGACCGTACGGCAGGCCTTAATGAGCTGTATGCAGGACATTCCACCGTTAAAGTACATCCAGCCGTTATTGATGAATTTTATTCTTACCGTTCCCTTCCGATTCAACCGCTGGGGCTAAGCTACGCTCTCTATCCTCATGAATTTGTCATTCTGAAGGATGAAATGGGGAGCGGGAAGTCGGCCCTATTGAAGGTCAGTGAGGATCGCTTGAAGCTTGCGCCGCTATTTCTTAGCAATGAGCCTATCTGGGGGATCAGCGCACGCAATGCCCAGCAGCGGATGGCGCTTGAGCTGCTGTTGAATGACGAAATCCCGCTTGTAACTATTACAGGTAAAGCTGGAACCGGAAAAACCTTGCTTGCACTTGCAGCTGGCTTACTGAAGGTAGAAGATGAGCATAAATATAAAAAATTGTTAATTGCCCGTCCCGTAGTTCCGATGGGCAAGGATATCGGATATTTACCCGGGGAGAAGGAAGAGAAGCTTCGGCCGTGGATGCAGCCTATTTACGATAATTTGGAGTATTTATTCGATACGAAGAAATCAGGGGATATCGATAAAATTCTCTTGGGACTAGGCAGCATCCAAGTTGAGGCGCTCACTTACATTCGCGGCCGATCCATTCCGGGACAGTTTATCATTGTCGATGAGGCTCAGAATCTGACTCGTCATGAAGTCAAAACGATTGTCTCTCGCGTCGGAGAAGGTAGTAAGATAGTACTGCTAGGGGATCCAGAACAAATTGATCATCCTTATTTGGATTCCGCGAGCAATGGGTTAACTTATCTCGTTGAACGCTTTAAGGAACAGGGGTTGAGCGGTCATATTACTTTAGAGAAAGGCGAACGCTCCAAGTTGGCTCAGGCTGCTGCTGATTTACTCTAA
- a CDS encoding DUF3397 domain-containing protein, whose amino-acid sequence MSLLSNTLAVLAIVPIIPFFLAYFIHYYLKRDKKAALLLAMDVTTLFLILAAAALFNVVFKSGFGLYLIMIILLIAGGLIGGAQNRLKGKVDIKRLLRAVWRLAFAGTGVAYIILFLISFITYISAV is encoded by the coding sequence ATGAGTCTGCTAAGTAACACATTGGCCGTTCTCGCTATTGTACCTATCATTCCTTTTTTTCTTGCCTATTTTATCCATTATTATTTGAAGAGAGATAAGAAAGCGGCTCTGCTTCTCGCGATGGATGTAACGACGCTATTTCTAATTCTGGCAGCTGCAGCTCTGTTTAATGTCGTGTTTAAATCCGGCTTTGGTCTTTATTTGATTATGATCATTCTGCTTATCGCTGGCGGACTGATCGGCGGTGCCCAGAATCGCCTGAAAGGGAAAGTGGATATCAAGCGTTTGCTTCGCGCGGTTTGGAGGCTTGCGTTTGCTGGCACGGGCGTTGCTTACATTATCTTGTTTTTGATCAGTTTTATTACATATATTTCGGCAGTTTGA
- a CDS encoding RsfA family transcriptional regulator: protein MTAVRQDAWSAEDDLILAEVTLRHIREGSTQLTAFEEVGERIGRTAAACGFRWNSCVRKKYEAAIGIAKAQRQKRNYMKKQGSVANHSSMASLASVDLEEGLYKSEGATEETISIDAVIRFLRGWKNTVQETSRYVKQLEKELREKDEELAILREEKNRLSNQVNEVQTDYRVVNDDYKALIQIMDRARRLAFLNEEDEEQKTRFKMDANGNLERIE from the coding sequence ATGACAGCTGTGAGACAAGATGCATGGAGCGCGGAGGATGACTTGATTTTGGCCGAGGTAACCTTACGCCATATCCGCGAAGGCAGTACCCAATTGACTGCGTTTGAAGAAGTGGGGGAGCGAATCGGGAGAACGGCAGCAGCTTGCGGTTTTCGCTGGAACAGCTGTGTCCGTAAAAAGTACGAAGCGGCTATTGGCATCGCCAAAGCACAGCGGCAGAAGCGGAACTATATGAAAAAGCAAGGTTCGGTTGCGAATCATTCTTCAATGGCCTCCTTGGCCTCTGTAGATCTAGAAGAGGGACTCTATAAAAGTGAAGGTGCTACAGAAGAGACAATTTCTATCGATGCGGTGATTCGTTTTTTACGTGGGTGGAAGAACACGGTTCAGGAAACGAGCAGATATGTGAAGCAGCTAGAGAAAGAGCTACGCGAGAAAGACGAGGAACTGGCCATTCTGCGTGAAGAGAAGAACCGTCTATCGAATCAAGTGAATGAAGTGCAGACGGATTATCGTGTCGTTAACGATGATTATAAGGCGTTGATTCAAATTATGGATCGGGCACGTCGGCTTGCATTCCTCAACGAAGAGGACGAAGAACAGAAGACAAGATTCAAGATGGATGCGAACGGAAATTTGGAGCGAATCGAATAA